TAACCTTTATGGAAGCATCATTTTTAATGACTACGTAAGAGCTAAAAATCTACCAAATCCAATCGTTGCAAGCCCTGATGTAGGCGGCGTGGCTCGTGCTAGAGCCTTGGCTAAAAATCTAAATCTTGACATGGTTATTGTTGATAAACGCCGCGAAAAAGCAAACGAGAGCGAAGTGATGAATATAATTGGCGACGTAAATGGCAAAGATGTGATTTTGGTTGATGATATGATAGATACAGCTGGCACGATCGTAAAAGCAGCTGAAATTTTTAAAGAGCGTGGCGCAACTAGCGTTATGGCGTTTTGTACGCACCCAGTCCTTAGTGGGCCAGCTTACGATAGGCTAAGACTAGGCTTTTTAGATGAGCTAGTGGTAACAGATACGATACCTTTAGCAGAGGAGCTACCTTGTATAAAAGTGCTAAGTGCGGCTTCTTTATTTGGTGAAGTGATACGCCGTGTATATCACAATGAAAGCGTAAATAGCTTATTTTAATTAATCTTGCTTTTGTTTTGAGTGTTTCAGGCAAAAGCCAAATCTTTCAATATTTATTAGAATTTAATTTTGATAAATCAAAATTTATAGCAAAAAGATAGCCTCTATTTATAGCTGGAATTTTTAAAATTCTAGCCTTCTCTTTAAAAATTTTTGGCATTATGGCTTTGCAAAATGGAGTTACTAAAAGGTAAGCATCTGCGTATCCGACAGCGATCTTGCCGCTTAGCACCACGCTTGTTTGCTTTGCTAAATTTGCACTTAGCTCATCTTTTTGAGCTTTGCTTAGAAGCACGTTTAGCTCTTTTGCCGCCATATCAACGCCTCGTATCGCATTACTATCATTTTTTATGATAAAAATTTCATCAC
The DNA window shown above is from Campylobacter concisus and carries:
- a CDS encoding ribose-phosphate pyrophosphokinase (catalyzes the formation of 5-phospho-alpha-D-ribose 1-phosphate from D-ribose 5-phosphate and ATP), with protein sequence MFSGTANIELSKKISQYLSLPLSEASIKRFSDGEISVQIGESVRGKDVFVIQPTCAPTNTNLMELLILTDALRRSSASSITAIVPYFGYARQDRKAAPRVPITAKLVANMMQTAGIDRVVTMDLHAGQIQGFFDIPVDNLYGSIIFNDYVRAKNLPNPIVASPDVGGVARARALAKNLNLDMVIVDKRREKANESEVMNIIGDVNGKDVILVDDMIDTAGTIVKAAEIFKERGATSVMAFCTHPVLSGPAYDRLRLGFLDELVVTDTIPLAEELPCIKVLSAASLFGEVIRRVYHNESVNSLF